From one Streptomyces sp. R41 genomic stretch:
- a CDS encoding NADPH:quinone oxidoreductase family protein: protein MQAWQVHELGEPSEVMQLQEVERPQPGEGQVLLKVRAANINFPDALMCRGHYQVRPPLPFTPGVEICGETEDGRRVLANPALPSGGFAEYAVADAAALLPAPDALDDAEAAALHIGYQTGWFGLHRRAGLEAGETLLVHAAAGGVGSAAVQLGKAAGANVIGVVGGADKAAVARELGCDVVIDRRTQDVVAAVKEATGGRGADVIYDPVGGAAYAQSAKVVAFEGRIVVVGFASGTIPSPALNHALVKNYSILGLHWGLYNTKNPKLVQHCHERLTELAARGAIKPLVSERVPLSGAAAAVQRVADGVTTGRVAVVPSLENGAAA, encoded by the coding sequence ATGCAGGCATGGCAAGTGCACGAGCTCGGCGAGCCGAGTGAGGTGATGCAGCTCCAGGAAGTGGAGCGTCCGCAGCCCGGCGAGGGCCAGGTCCTGCTCAAGGTGCGCGCGGCGAACATCAACTTCCCGGACGCGCTGATGTGCCGGGGGCACTACCAGGTCAGGCCCCCGCTGCCGTTCACGCCCGGCGTGGAGATCTGCGGCGAGACCGAGGACGGGCGCCGTGTGCTCGCCAATCCCGCGCTGCCGTCCGGCGGATTCGCCGAGTACGCCGTCGCGGACGCCGCAGCGCTGCTGCCCGCGCCCGACGCCCTCGACGACGCCGAGGCGGCCGCCCTGCACATCGGCTACCAGACGGGGTGGTTCGGTCTGCACCGGCGCGCCGGGCTGGAAGCCGGCGAGACGCTGCTCGTCCACGCTGCCGCCGGAGGGGTCGGCAGCGCGGCCGTGCAGCTCGGAAAGGCGGCCGGCGCGAACGTCATCGGCGTGGTCGGCGGGGCCGACAAGGCAGCCGTGGCACGGGAGCTGGGCTGCGACGTCGTCATCGACCGGCGTACGCAGGACGTCGTCGCCGCGGTGAAGGAGGCGACCGGCGGCCGGGGCGCCGACGTGATCTACGACCCGGTCGGCGGCGCGGCATACGCCCAGTCCGCCAAGGTCGTCGCCTTCGAGGGCCGGATCGTCGTCGTGGGCTTCGCGAGCGGAACGATCCCCAGCCCGGCGCTGAACCACGCCCTCGTGAAGAACTACTCGATCCTCGGCCTGCACTGGGGCCTGTACAACACCAAGAACCCGAAGCTGGTCCAGCACTGCCACGAGCGGCTCACCGAACTGGCCGCGCGGGGTGCGATCAAGCCGCTGGTGAGCGAGCGGGTGCCGCTGAGCGGTGCCGCGGCGGCCGTGCAGCGGGTCGCCGACGGTGTCACCACGGGGCGTGTCGCCGTGGTGCCCTCCCTCGAGAACGGAGCAGCCGCAT
- a CDS encoding helix-turn-helix domain-containing protein, with translation MSDDAETSQTDEVLAEVGPRLRRIRKERGATLAGLSEATGISVSTLSRLESGLRKPSLELLLPIARAHRVPLDELVGAPEVGDPRVRSKPIVMHGRTHWPLTRQPGGLQAFKVLEPQRSMEPEPRTHEGYEWLYVLSGRLRLVLGEHDVVLGPGEAAEFDTRVPHWFGSTGEGPVEFLSLFGPQGERMHVRARPARS, from the coding sequence ATGAGTGATGACGCGGAGACGAGCCAGACGGACGAGGTGCTGGCCGAGGTCGGGCCGCGACTGCGGCGGATCCGGAAGGAGCGGGGCGCCACGCTCGCGGGGTTGTCCGAGGCGACCGGCATCTCCGTGAGCACGCTGTCGCGTCTGGAGTCCGGGCTGCGCAAACCCAGCCTGGAGCTGCTGCTGCCGATCGCCCGCGCCCACCGAGTGCCTCTCGACGAGCTGGTCGGGGCGCCTGAGGTGGGTGATCCGCGGGTGCGGTCCAAGCCGATCGTGATGCACGGCCGTACGCACTGGCCGCTCACCCGGCAGCCCGGCGGACTCCAGGCGTTCAAGGTGCTCGAACCCCAGCGGTCGATGGAACCGGAACCGCGCACACACGAGGGCTACGAGTGGCTCTACGTGCTCTCCGGGCGGCTGCGGCTCGTGCTCGGCGAGCATGACGTGGTGCTCGGTCCCGGGGAGGCCGCCGAGTTCGACACCCGCGTACCGCACTGGTTCGGGTCGACGGGGGAGGGGCCTGTGGAGTTTCTGAGCCTGTTCGGGCCGCAGGGGGAGCGGATGCATGTGCGGGCCCGCCCCGCCCGGTCGTAG
- a CDS encoding NAD(P)/FAD-dependent oxidoreductase produces the protein MTETYEAVVIGGGAAGLSAALVLGRARRRTLVVDAGEPRNAPAAHMQGYLTRDGMPPAEFLAEGRREIEGYGVELVRDRAVDVVRDDAGEFDVALATGPTVHARRLVVTTGLADELPSVPGVAERFGRDVVHCPYCHGWEVRDEAFGVLATTPMSVHQALMVSQWSKDVTLFLHTVGEDELSDEDRRRLAAAGVAVVPGEVAGLVVDGDRLTGVRLADGTAHDRSVLFVAPRAVPRTGLFERLGAELRETPFGTYPVVDETGLTTVPGVWAAGNAIGFAEQVVNAASGGYRAAATLNGELLLADLDAAVERGQN, from the coding sequence ATGACCGAGACATACGAAGCGGTAGTCATCGGCGGCGGCGCGGCGGGGCTGTCTGCCGCGCTCGTGCTGGGGCGCGCCCGGCGCCGCACGCTCGTCGTCGACGCGGGCGAACCGCGCAACGCGCCCGCCGCGCACATGCAGGGCTATCTGACCCGGGACGGCATGCCGCCCGCCGAGTTCCTCGCCGAGGGACGGCGCGAGATCGAGGGGTACGGGGTCGAGCTCGTCCGGGACCGCGCGGTGGACGTCGTCCGTGACGACGCCGGGGAGTTCGACGTCGCCTTGGCGACCGGGCCCACGGTGCACGCGCGCCGGCTGGTCGTCACCACCGGCCTGGCCGACGAGCTGCCGTCGGTACCCGGCGTCGCCGAGCGCTTCGGACGGGACGTCGTGCACTGCCCGTACTGCCACGGCTGGGAGGTCCGCGACGAGGCCTTCGGCGTGCTGGCCACTACGCCGATGAGCGTGCACCAGGCGCTGATGGTGAGCCAGTGGTCGAAGGACGTGACGCTGTTCCTGCACACGGTCGGCGAGGACGAGCTGTCGGACGAGGATCGACGCAGGCTCGCCGCGGCCGGTGTCGCCGTCGTGCCCGGCGAGGTCGCGGGACTGGTGGTCGACGGCGACCGGCTGACCGGCGTGCGCCTGGCGGACGGCACGGCACACGACCGCTCGGTGCTGTTCGTCGCGCCCCGCGCCGTCCCGCGCACCGGCCTGTTCGAGCGGCTGGGCGCCGAGCTGCGGGAGACGCCGTTCGGCACGTATCCCGTGGTCGACGAGACGGGACTGACGACCGTGCCCGGCGTCTGGGCGGCGGGAAACGCGATCGGCTTCGCGGAGCAGGTCGTGAACGCGGCGAGCGGCGGATACCGGGCCGCGGCAACGCTCAACGGAGAGCTGCTGCTCGCGGACCTCGACGCCGCCGTCGAGCGGGGGCAGAACTAG